From the genome of Brevibacterium sp. JSBI002, one region includes:
- the coaA gene encoding type I pantothenate kinase: MSHVDPQLDRARKLAGLNTARRSEPDTTSPFWEFDREVWGTLAQATPLPLKQRDIERLRGLGDRINLDEVAQVYLPLSRLLNLYVSARRAKHDLTREFFSPLHERGLEPQDAKRTPFVIGVAGSVAVGKSTTARVLRELLARWPDTPRVELITTDGFLYPNAELDRRRLNGRKGFPESYDRRKLLKFISAVKSGAPEVRAPVYSHHTYDIVPGAEVVVRSPDVLIVEGLNVLQPARPRQDGTVGLAISDYFDFSVYVDARSRDIRQWYISRFLKLKHGAFQDEDSYFHRYSQLDDDEAITLATEIWDSINFPNLRENVQPSRGRADLVLHKSSDHTIRKVQLRKL; this comes from the coding sequence ATGAGCCATGTCGACCCTCAATTGGACCGTGCGCGCAAGCTCGCCGGACTCAATACCGCCCGGCGCAGCGAACCGGACACGACGTCCCCGTTCTGGGAATTCGACCGGGAGGTGTGGGGCACGCTCGCCCAGGCCACGCCGCTGCCGCTGAAGCAACGCGACATCGAACGGCTGCGCGGTCTCGGGGATCGGATCAACCTCGACGAGGTGGCCCAGGTCTATCTGCCCCTGTCACGACTGCTCAACCTCTACGTCTCCGCACGGCGGGCGAAGCACGACCTGACCAGGGAATTCTTCTCTCCGCTGCACGAACGCGGGTTGGAACCGCAGGATGCCAAGCGCACGCCCTTCGTCATCGGCGTCGCCGGATCGGTGGCCGTGGGCAAGTCGACGACGGCACGTGTGCTGCGCGAACTGCTCGCCCGCTGGCCCGACACTCCGCGCGTCGAGCTCATCACCACCGACGGATTCCTCTACCCCAATGCCGAACTCGACCGTCGCCGCCTCAACGGGCGGAAGGGATTCCCCGAATCCTACGACCGGCGCAAGCTGCTCAAGTTCATCTCCGCCGTGAAGTCCGGGGCCCCCGAGGTCCGTGCGCCTGTGTACTCGCACCACACCTATGACATCGTTCCCGGCGCCGAGGTGGTCGTGCGCTCCCCCGATGTCCTCATCGTCGAGGGCCTCAACGTCCTCCAGCCCGCCCGCCCCCGTCAGGACGGGACCGTGGGCTTGGCCATCAGCGACTACTTCGACTTCTCCGTCTACGTCGATGCGCGCTCCCGCGATATCCGCCAGTGGTACATCTCGCGGTTCCTCAAGCTCAAGCACGGCGCGTTCCAGGACGAGGACTCCTACTTCCACCGGTACTCGCAGCTCGACGATGACGAAGCGATCACCTTGGCCACGGAGATCTGGGACTCCATCAACTTCCCGAACCTGCGCGAAAACGTCCAGCCCAGCCGCGGCCGAGCCGATCTCGTGCTCCACAAATCCTCC
- the glmS gene encoding glutamine--fructose-6-phosphate transaminase (isomerizing), whose protein sequence is MCGIVGYVSKAPVDNADHSALDVVLGGLKRLEYRGYDSAGVALVTPDGQLASAKKAGKFSALTEEIEANPLPAAQTGIGHTRWATHGGPTDVNAHPHLADGGKLALIHNGIIENFAHLKKDLVAEGVEFLSETDTEVAAAQLAKNYQATGDLTAAMRRTATELEGAFTLLAVHADAPGQVVAARRNSPLVIGLGEGENFLGSDVAAFIDYTRTAVEIGQDEVVTITPDEVTITDTAGNPVEGEQFEVDWDTASAEKGGFASFMDKEIHDQPQAVADTLLGRLDTEGRLTLDEMHIDENVLKSVDKIVVIACGTAAYAGQVAKYAIEHWCRIPTEVELAHEFRYRDPVVTEKTLVVAISQSGETMDTIMAVRHARQQGAKVIAICNTFGSTIPRESDAALYTHAGPEIAVASTKAFLSQVVACYLLGLYLAQLRGNKFRDEIGTILNELQSIPAKIQHILDETKSQVLALADRNQDVGSVLFLGRHVGYPVAMEGALKLKELAYIHAEGFAAGELKHGPIALIDDGQLVIIVVPSKRGRDSLHAKVISNIQEVRARGANTVVIAEEGDEEVDQFASEVIYVPETTTLMAPLLTTVPLQIFAMELATAKGLDVDQPRNLAKSVTVE, encoded by the coding sequence ATGTGTGGAATCGTTGGCTATGTATCCAAGGCCCCCGTTGACAATGCCGACCACTCGGCGCTCGATGTCGTGCTCGGCGGCCTGAAGAGGCTCGAATACCGCGGCTACGACTCGGCCGGCGTCGCGCTCGTGACGCCCGACGGTCAGCTCGCCTCGGCGAAGAAGGCCGGAAAGTTCTCCGCCCTGACCGAGGAGATCGAGGCCAACCCGCTGCCCGCTGCGCAGACCGGAATCGGCCACACTCGTTGGGCCACGCACGGTGGGCCCACCGACGTCAACGCCCACCCGCACCTGGCCGACGGTGGGAAGCTCGCGCTCATCCACAACGGGATCATCGAGAACTTCGCCCACCTGAAGAAGGACCTCGTCGCCGAGGGCGTCGAGTTCCTCTCCGAGACCGACACCGAGGTGGCCGCCGCCCAGCTGGCCAAGAACTATCAGGCGACCGGTGACCTCACCGCCGCGATGCGTAGGACCGCCACCGAACTCGAAGGTGCCTTCACCCTGCTCGCCGTCCATGCCGATGCTCCCGGCCAGGTCGTCGCCGCACGCCGCAACTCGCCGCTGGTCATCGGCCTCGGCGAGGGCGAGAACTTCCTCGGCTCCGACGTCGCCGCGTTCATCGACTACACCCGGACGGCCGTCGAGATCGGCCAGGACGAAGTCGTCACCATCACCCCGGACGAAGTCACGATCACTGACACCGCAGGCAACCCCGTCGAGGGCGAGCAGTTCGAGGTCGACTGGGACACCGCCTCGGCGGAGAAGGGCGGCTTCGCGTCCTTCATGGACAAGGAGATCCACGATCAGCCGCAGGCCGTGGCGGATACGCTGCTCGGCCGCCTCGACACCGAGGGTCGCCTGACGCTGGACGAGATGCACATCGATGAGAACGTGCTCAAGTCCGTGGACAAGATCGTCGTCATCGCCTGCGGCACCGCAGCGTATGCCGGTCAGGTTGCGAAGTACGCGATCGAGCACTGGTGCCGCATCCCCACCGAGGTGGAGCTGGCCCACGAATTCCGCTACCGGGATCCGGTGGTCACCGAGAAGACGCTCGTCGTGGCGATCTCGCAGTCCGGGGAGACTATGGACACGATCATGGCCGTCCGCCACGCACGTCAGCAGGGTGCGAAGGTCATCGCGATCTGCAACACCTTCGGTTCGACGATCCCACGCGAATCCGATGCCGCGCTGTACACCCACGCCGGCCCGGAGATCGCCGTGGCCTCGACGAAGGCCTTCCTGTCGCAGGTCGTCGCCTGCTACCTGCTCGGCCTCTACCTCGCCCAGCTGCGGGGCAACAAGTTCCGCGACGAGATCGGCACGATCCTTAACGAGCTGCAGTCGATCCCTGCGAAGATCCAGCACATCCTCGACGAGACGAAGTCGCAGGTCCTTGCGCTGGCCGACCGCAACCAGGATGTCGGTTCGGTGCTGTTCCTCGGCCGTCACGTCGGCTACCCGGTGGCGATGGAGGGTGCGCTCAAGCTCAAGGAGCTCGCGTACATCCACGCCGAGGGCTTCGCCGCCGGTGAGCTCAAGCACGGACCGATCGCGCTCATCGACGACGGTCAGCTCGTCATCATCGTCGTGCCGTCCAAGCGCGGCCGGGATTCGCTGCATGCGAAGGTCATCTCGAACATCCAGGAAGTCCGTGCCCGCGGTGCGAACACCGTCGTCATCGCCGAGGAAGGCGACGAAGAGGTCGATCAGTTCGCCTCCGAGGTCATCTACGTGCCCGAGACGACGACGCTCATGGCGCCGCTGCTGACGACGGTTCCGCTGCAGATCTTCGCGATGGAGCTGGCCACGGCCAAGGGCCTCGACGTCGACCAGCCGCGCAACCTCGCGAAGTCGGTCACGGTCGAATAA